In a single window of the Tellurirhabdus bombi genome:
- a CDS encoding outer membrane beta-barrel protein produces MKKTYPLDHLACRRALLLLGSTKQGIVMGGLLLVGLFLLTPTYGQVTVQKPRSRTQSSKNEFDKKQDDQWTHKSGSKPNRRANSAADKVFRRIQGDDYEGPDYDRPSKLVEMSFRVAPSLTLNTAHGTGEYAGFTNNGMGVRMSIGPTLDYYFFKDRYAFSSGIWYTIVRSGYRIPGSYGSDTWNPGATMKESVYNLQYVQIPLTAKMYANNLFPDARFYIQTGGVLDIKLAEKPLNQGINRLYQVAEQTGRTRQYSRGDFALLLGTGIQYKLNNSQAVIIGMTYQRGLTNVARGSALVSKSRIVSLELGLKF; encoded by the coding sequence ATGAAAAAAACCTACCCGCTCGACCACCTGGCGTGCCGTCGCGCGTTACTTTTGCTCGGAAGCACGAAACAGGGAATAGTAATGGGTGGATTGCTCCTTGTAGGGTTATTCCTCTTGACCCCAACGTATGGCCAAGTAACTGTTCAGAAGCCCCGAAGTAGAACACAGTCATCGAAGAATGAGTTCGACAAAAAACAGGACGATCAATGGACGCATAAGTCTGGGAGTAAGCCCAATCGGCGGGCAAACAGCGCGGCTGACAAGGTATTCCGTCGCATTCAGGGCGATGACTACGAAGGGCCCGATTATGACCGTCCGTCCAAGCTGGTCGAAATGAGCTTTCGCGTAGCGCCTTCCTTGACGCTGAATACGGCGCACGGTACAGGTGAGTACGCGGGTTTCACCAACAACGGAATGGGCGTACGAATGAGTATTGGGCCGACGCTGGATTATTATTTCTTCAAGGATCGTTACGCCTTCAGTTCGGGAATTTGGTACACGATTGTTCGGTCGGGGTATCGGATTCCGGGAAGTTATGGTTCAGACACCTGGAATCCGGGCGCAACCATGAAAGAATCGGTGTATAACCTGCAATACGTACAAATTCCGTTAACGGCCAAGATGTACGCAAACAATTTGTTTCCCGATGCCCGTTTTTACATCCAGACCGGTGGCGTACTCGACATCAAATTAGCCGAAAAGCCACTGAACCAAGGCATTAATCGCCTGTATCAGGTGGCGGAACAAACAGGCCGGACGCGCCAGTATAGCCGGGGCGATTTTGCGTTATTGTTAGGTACGGGCATTCAGTACAAGCTGAATAATTCGCAGGCGGTTATTATTGGAATGACCTACCAGCGTGGTTTAACCAATGTCGCTCGGGGATCAGCGCTGGTCTCAAAAAGTCGGATTGTCTCGCTGGAATTGGGCCTAAAATTTTAA
- a CDS encoding energy transducer TonB, with protein MKTFLTCFLFVAFTTSFAQEIYKPFAVEKEAIPKGGYALLEKFIQANQHMPYSAEVKKVKGTLYVSGVVEPDGSVSDVHVTRPLEPACDREAVRVVSLFKAWEPALKDGKPVRQEFTYSVKFSPTRTGAEPDKIVNFYDEHGNLVIDEQKAQFRQITLVDSLGYPIAGPSVYKRQDADWKLHQTDSLSVETRFVLGQKRPVADTIHLKLLAIKDKDSRYQGLQYSFYPDGALYSVELYEAGKSKGKTTCYYPNGLVRLQTDYNQAQPLEHRWYANGQVKQVATVTGDMPWETTIIDQWDSLGNQHVKLGEGMARTEFFNFRGWVIEEGKIKSGLQEGIWVGTVNGQLSYRDKYTKGKFVSGVSYGSDLDSVRYKRIAQLPEFSGGLKGMFNLIRRKIESSPDFAFKGMHGQVKVAFTVCTDGTLCNLKVVEGIRKDIDEAALQLVQETSGRWKPAVRRGRPTEVGFQIPISF; from the coding sequence ATGAAAACATTTCTTACCTGTTTCCTCTTTGTCGCCTTTACTACTTCGTTTGCCCAGGAAATCTACAAGCCCTTTGCGGTTGAAAAGGAAGCCATTCCCAAAGGCGGGTATGCGCTGCTGGAAAAGTTCATTCAGGCCAACCAGCATATGCCTTACTCGGCGGAGGTGAAGAAGGTTAAAGGCACCCTTTATGTCTCTGGCGTTGTCGAACCCGACGGTTCGGTTTCAGATGTCCATGTAACGCGTCCGTTGGAACCCGCCTGCGACCGGGAGGCCGTTCGGGTGGTGAGTCTGTTTAAAGCTTGGGAGCCCGCCTTGAAAGATGGCAAGCCCGTTCGGCAGGAGTTTACCTACAGCGTAAAATTCTCGCCCACACGGACGGGGGCTGAGCCGGACAAGATCGTTAACTTCTACGACGAGCATGGAAATTTAGTGATCGACGAGCAAAAGGCCCAATTCCGCCAGATTACTTTGGTCGATTCTTTGGGTTATCCAATAGCAGGGCCCAGCGTATACAAGCGTCAGGATGCTGACTGGAAATTGCATCAGACCGATAGTTTATCGGTCGAAACGCGTTTCGTCTTAGGCCAGAAGCGCCCGGTAGCCGATACGATCCATCTCAAGCTGTTAGCAATTAAAGACAAAGATAGCCGCTATCAGGGGCTGCAATACTCTTTCTATCCTGATGGCGCGCTGTATTCTGTCGAATTGTACGAAGCCGGAAAGTCGAAAGGAAAGACAACCTGCTATTACCCAAATGGGCTGGTCCGTTTACAAACAGATTACAATCAAGCTCAGCCGCTCGAACACAGATGGTACGCCAATGGTCAGGTAAAGCAAGTGGCGACGGTAACCGGGGACATGCCTTGGGAAACTACGATCATCGATCAGTGGGACTCGCTCGGAAATCAACACGTTAAGTTAGGTGAAGGCATGGCTCGAACCGAATTTTTCAACTTTAGGGGGTGGGTTATCGAAGAAGGAAAAATCAAAAGCGGTTTGCAGGAAGGAATATGGGTCGGAACTGTAAACGGCCAGTTAAGTTATCGCGATAAATACACCAAAGGGAAGTTCGTAAGCGGCGTCTCCTACGGCTCGGATCTCGATTCTGTCCGATATAAAAGAATAGCTCAGCTGCCTGAATTTAGCGGCGGGCTGAAGGGAATGTTCAATTTAATCAGACGGAAAATAGAGTCTTCGCCTGATTTTGCCTTTAAGGGTATGCATGGTCAGGTCAAGGTAGCGTTTACCGTATGCACAGATGGAACCTTGTGTAATTTGAAAGTTGTGGAAGGAATTCGGAAAGACATCGATGAAGCTGCGTTACAGCTAGTGCAGGAGACTAGCGGAAGGTGGAAGCCCGCCGTGCGGCGCGGACGTCCCACCGAGGTCGGTTTTCAAATCCCGATCAGTTTCTAG
- a CDS encoding energy transducer TonB, whose translation MNRIITLLLAVVLTPSFAQEIYKPFSVEREAVPKGGPAWLEKFIEVNRRMPYSAEVRKIKGVTFVSGVVEPDGSVSALRVTRSFDPACDREAMRVLKLFKAWQPALKEGKPVRQEFTYAVRFSPQLIGAEPDRIVAYYDKQQQLVVDEAQAAYQIIAPVDSLGYPTAGSTIYERRGKGWKEREKYAFSEKEKFIDNPDKTSDTDSIRVKHIFIRFMGRLQGEQYSYYPDGSLFAVRRYDMGRPAGKSRYYYPNGVVKREEEQLGEDKVRIWNWYSNGQIKQIMIQQASKGEFSDQTELLSQWDASGNQRVKDGQGVARFESQVEDEGRLIEEGRVFDGKRDSIWVGKVEGRPFYRETYSNGLCLGGVSFTTTGDSTVYKQSVQSAEFKGGKEALYQFLGQTMRYPPEAARNQIKGQVIVSFVVCTDGTLCDYEASGLEEESLKKEAVRVVKAMNGRWTPSIRHGKPVRTLFNLPINFDLQY comes from the coding sequence ATGAATAGAATAATTACTCTTTTACTCGCTGTAGTTCTTACTCCCTCATTTGCCCAGGAAATTTACAAACCCTTTTCAGTGGAGCGCGAGGCAGTCCCCAAAGGCGGCCCAGCATGGCTCGAAAAATTCATTGAGGTAAACCGGCGAATGCCCTATTCTGCCGAGGTCAGAAAAATCAAGGGAGTCACTTTTGTGTCAGGTGTGGTCGAGCCGGATGGCTCGGTTTCGGCCCTTCGTGTAACGCGCTCTTTCGATCCTGCCTGCGACCGGGAAGCGATGCGTGTGTTGAAGTTATTTAAGGCCTGGCAACCAGCCTTAAAGGAAGGAAAACCCGTTCGTCAGGAATTTACGTATGCCGTAAGATTTAGTCCGCAGTTGATCGGCGCCGAGCCAGACAGGATTGTGGCGTATTATGACAAGCAGCAGCAACTTGTTGTGGATGAAGCGCAGGCGGCTTATCAGATAATTGCACCTGTCGACTCGTTGGGTTATCCGACCGCTGGGTCCACAATCTATGAACGGCGGGGAAAAGGCTGGAAAGAACGTGAAAAGTATGCCTTTTCCGAGAAAGAAAAATTCATTGATAATCCAGATAAAACGTCAGACACCGATTCCATTCGTGTGAAGCATATATTCATCCGGTTCATGGGGCGGTTGCAAGGAGAGCAGTATAGCTATTATCCGGATGGTAGTTTGTTTGCGGTGAGACGATATGATATGGGAAGACCCGCCGGGAAGTCCCGATATTACTATCCAAATGGTGTGGTAAAACGGGAAGAAGAACAACTAGGCGAAGACAAGGTGCGTATCTGGAACTGGTACTCAAATGGACAGATCAAACAGATCATGATTCAACAGGCTTCCAAGGGTGAATTTTCGGACCAGACTGAACTGTTGAGTCAATGGGACGCGTCCGGAAATCAACGGGTTAAAGATGGGCAAGGCGTGGCTCGGTTCGAATCCCAAGTAGAAGACGAAGGTCGGCTGATTGAAGAAGGCAGGGTTTTTGACGGAAAAAGAGATAGTATCTGGGTTGGGAAGGTAGAGGGGCGGCCTTTCTACCGGGAAACCTATTCGAACGGGCTGTGTCTGGGAGGGGTTTCTTTTACCACAACGGGCGATTCTACGGTTTACAAACAGTCAGTTCAATCCGCAGAGTTTAAAGGCGGGAAAGAGGCATTGTATCAGTTTCTAGGACAAACTATGCGCTATCCGCCGGAGGCAGCGCGTAATCAGATCAAGGGGCAGGTAATAGTCAGTTTTGTTGTTTGTACCGATGGAACCTTGTGCGATTATGAAGCCTCGGGGCTTGAGGAAGAGAGTCTTAAGAAAGAAGCCGTCAGAGTAGTTAAAGCCATGAACGGAAGATGGACTCCCAGTATTCGGCATGGCAAGCCCGTTAGGACGCTATTTAATCTTCCCATTAACTTCGATCTTCAATACTAG
- a CDS encoding ABC transporter ATP-binding protein — MAKRGGRSGQEVAPEDKKKINKENLQKTLRIFRFVRPYRTYFIIGFIFLVFSTLTTLSFGKLVGLVTSVISGQSSFTLNEVVLIFVAILIVQAFFSFFRIYFFAQVSERAMADVRKAVYSKIITLSVPFFEKHRVGELTSRISSDVAQLQDVLSLTLAELFRQVATLVVGTAIIFYLSWKLTLFMLATLPLLIIAAIIFGRYIRKMSRQVQDELATANVIVEETLQSVNVVKAFTNERFEINRYSTAMQKVVSIALHAVRYRGAFVSFVIFALFSSVIGIMWYGGNLVLSGQMPLSSLIEFIFYTGFIGGSVGGMGDMYAQVQRIIGASERILEILEEKSEVNTDDVVTAKPIRGDITFQDVHFSYPSRPDVPVLEGISLRVDAGRKIALVGQSGAGKSTIIQLLLRYYGIDTGSVTVDGQNIQDYNITHLRQNIAVVPQEVMLFGGTIQENIAYGKANATEQEVLEAARKANALEFIESFPEGFQTIVGERGVKLSGGQRQRIAIARAILKDPAILILDEATSSLDAESERLVQDALDELMQNRTTIIIAHRLATIRKVDMIYVIRDGQIIESGKHDELSLLEDGLYANLVKLQFEITE, encoded by the coding sequence ATGGCAAAACGAGGTGGGAGGTCCGGCCAGGAGGTCGCTCCAGAAGATAAAAAGAAAATCAACAAGGAGAATTTGCAGAAGACCTTGCGCATTTTCCGGTTTGTCCGGCCTTACCGGACGTATTTCATCATTGGTTTCATTTTCCTGGTATTCTCCACGCTAACGACGCTTAGCTTTGGAAAACTAGTGGGGCTGGTAACCAGCGTTATCAGCGGCCAGTCGAGCTTTACCCTGAACGAGGTCGTACTGATTTTTGTGGCGATCCTGATCGTCCAGGCGTTCTTTTCCTTTTTCCGAATTTATTTCTTTGCCCAGGTTAGCGAACGGGCCATGGCCGATGTGCGGAAGGCGGTTTACAGCAAGATCATTACGTTGTCGGTGCCGTTTTTCGAGAAACACCGCGTTGGTGAGCTAACCAGCCGCATTTCTTCGGACGTGGCTCAGTTGCAGGATGTTTTATCCCTCACGCTCGCCGAGCTGTTCCGCCAGGTTGCGACGCTGGTGGTTGGTACGGCGATCATTTTCTACCTCTCCTGGAAATTGACCCTTTTCATGCTGGCGACCTTGCCCCTGCTGATTATTGCGGCCATTATTTTTGGGCGTTATATCCGGAAAATGTCGCGGCAGGTGCAGGACGAATTGGCAACGGCTAACGTCATTGTCGAAGAAACCCTGCAATCGGTTAACGTGGTGAAAGCCTTCACGAACGAGCGTTTTGAAATTAACCGGTATTCAACCGCCATGCAAAAAGTCGTTTCGATTGCGCTGCACGCGGTTCGGTACCGGGGCGCCTTTGTTTCGTTTGTCATTTTTGCGCTTTTCAGCAGCGTGATTGGTATCATGTGGTACGGTGGAAACCTGGTTCTTTCGGGCCAAATGCCGCTGTCGAGCCTGATTGAGTTTATCTTCTATACCGGCTTTATTGGCGGTTCTGTGGGTGGTATGGGCGACATGTACGCGCAGGTGCAACGCATCATTGGTGCCTCGGAGCGCATTTTGGAAATCTTGGAGGAAAAATCAGAGGTCAATACGGACGATGTTGTTACTGCCAAGCCAATTCGGGGCGACATTACGTTCCAGGATGTGCATTTTTCGTATCCTTCCCGCCCTGATGTTCCAGTTCTGGAAGGCATTTCTCTGCGGGTTGATGCCGGTCGTAAAATTGCGCTCGTTGGGCAAAGTGGTGCGGGTAAATCCACCATCATTCAGCTGCTGCTGCGTTACTACGGCATCGATACCGGAAGCGTTACGGTTGACGGGCAGAACATTCAGGATTACAACATCACGCACTTACGCCAAAATATTGCCGTTGTTCCGCAGGAAGTCATGCTTTTTGGCGGTACAATTCAGGAAAATATTGCCTATGGTAAGGCCAACGCGACCGAACAGGAAGTACTGGAAGCCGCCCGCAAAGCCAACGCTCTTGAATTCATCGAATCTTTTCCAGAAGGATTTCAGACGATTGTGGGCGAACGGGGCGTTAAGCTATCGGGAGGTCAACGGCAGCGGATTGCTATTGCCCGGGCCATCCTGAAAGATCCGGCCATTTTGATTCTTGACGAAGCAACCAGCTCGCTGGACGCCGAATCGGAGCGATTGGTGCAGGATGCGCTGGATGAGCTGATGCAGAACCGAACCACGATCATTATTGCCCACCGTCTGGCAACGATTCGTAAGGTAGATATGATTTACGTCATTCGTGACGGCCAGATTATTGAGTCGGGTAAACACGATGAGCTTAGCCTGCTGGAAGATGGTCTGTACGCAAATTTGGTTAAATTACAGTTTGAAATAACAGAATAA
- a CDS encoding Fur family transcriptional regulator — MHPSVEKTLDDFRLRHTGCREEVLNAFLESGYALAHHDIEERLKDNFDRVTIYRTLKTFVDKGILHKVLDDEGGLKYGLCRETCGHQEHHHDHVHFKCEECGQTNCLENVLIPRVDLPDGYQRKETNLLIQGVCPQCQ; from the coding sequence ATGCATCCATCTGTTGAAAAAACCCTGGACGATTTCCGCCTCCGCCATACGGGCTGTCGCGAAGAAGTGCTGAATGCATTTCTGGAATCCGGTTACGCCCTGGCGCACCACGATATTGAAGAACGCCTGAAAGACAACTTTGATCGGGTTACCATTTACCGAACCCTGAAAACCTTTGTCGATAAAGGAATTTTACACAAAGTTCTGGATGATGAAGGGGGCTTGAAATATGGCCTTTGCCGGGAAACCTGCGGACACCAGGAACACCACCACGACCATGTTCATTTTAAATGTGAAGAATGTGGCCAGACCAACTGCCTGGAAAACGTTCTGATTCCCCGCGTTGATCTGCCCGACGGATACCAGCGTAAAGAAACCAATTTATTGATTCAGGGAGTTTGCCCGCAGTGCCAGTAA
- a CDS encoding MutS-related protein yields the protein MSLNPTFSARQQQFSEFKQAAQQRYNQLAILRLVWFVGVLILLYVFYKQDQISWLILTGLVGIAGFLALLKRHQKIQQERDRYHWLAYINEDEAARLERKFNRPETGADYLEPTHPYAGDLDVFGKHSLFRLLNRTHTQEGERKLATYLLYPAPEDAIVLRQAAAAELQPQLDWRQDFEALAYLNENVGQPSDELKKWAKQPELPIPGYAQILRWVFPLITVTLIGFWLSDLVPGWAVAASLLLHGILLSRVAEQTKQVSEQTFSISRSLRTYRDLFRHVSDLKVEAAILQRLKLRLETDHTTAAEAIGQLGKLVENLNYRRNPYFFLFFGLISLWDIHYLVALESWKKKHGPQLANWIDALAEWEAINSLSGFAYAHPTYIVPAVRENELHVEATQARHPLLPPTKSVANSLAIEGNGQTVLITGSNMSGKSTFLRTIGTNTILALSGAVVAAERFGCSPVQVFTSMRTQDSLEESTSSFYAELKRLRALIERTRQAQGYPVFYFLDEILKGTNSADRHQGAKALILQLHQTTASGFVSTHDVELGELAETHDFIHNYSFHSDVVDGQLHFDYTLREGVCRSFNASQLMRSIGIDMELGQAQK from the coding sequence ATGTCTCTGAACCCCACCTTTTCTGCCCGCCAGCAACAATTTTCGGAATTTAAACAGGCTGCCCAGCAACGCTATAACCAACTGGCTATTTTACGGTTAGTCTGGTTTGTTGGTGTGCTCATCCTGCTTTATGTTTTTTATAAGCAAGATCAGATTAGCTGGCTTATTCTGACTGGCCTCGTTGGGATCGCGGGATTTTTGGCTTTACTTAAACGGCATCAAAAAATACAGCAGGAAAGGGACCGTTATCATTGGCTTGCCTATATCAACGAGGACGAAGCTGCCCGCCTTGAACGAAAATTTAACCGCCCCGAAACCGGCGCGGACTACCTGGAACCCACCCACCCCTACGCGGGTGATTTGGACGTATTCGGGAAGCATTCGCTGTTCCGGTTGCTCAACCGAACGCATACGCAGGAAGGCGAGCGAAAGCTGGCTACGTACCTGCTCTACCCTGCGCCGGAAGACGCAATTGTGCTGCGTCAGGCCGCCGCTGCCGAACTGCAACCCCAGCTCGACTGGCGACAAGACTTTGAAGCCTTGGCCTACCTCAATGAAAACGTCGGGCAACCCTCCGACGAGCTAAAAAAATGGGCCAAGCAACCCGAACTACCAATTCCTGGCTACGCTCAAATCCTTCGGTGGGTATTTCCACTCATAACCGTCACACTCATCGGTTTCTGGCTGTCTGACCTCGTACCGGGCTGGGCGGTGGCGGCTTCGCTACTGCTTCACGGCATTTTATTGAGTCGAGTCGCTGAGCAGACCAAACAAGTGAGTGAGCAGACTTTCTCTATTTCACGCTCGCTCCGAACCTACCGCGATTTGTTCCGGCATGTGTCGGACCTAAAGGTAGAGGCCGCTATTTTGCAACGGCTAAAACTGCGCTTGGAAACCGACCACACAACGGCTGCGGAAGCCATTGGACAGCTAGGCAAGCTGGTCGAAAACCTGAATTACCGACGGAACCCCTACTTTTTTCTGTTTTTTGGTTTGATTTCGCTTTGGGATATTCATTATCTGGTAGCGTTAGAAAGCTGGAAAAAGAAACATGGCCCTCAGCTAGCCAACTGGATCGACGCCCTGGCCGAATGGGAAGCCATCAACAGCCTAAGCGGATTTGCTTACGCGCATCCTACCTACATTGTACCGGCAGTTCGCGAAAATGAATTGCATGTTGAAGCCACACAAGCTCGGCATCCTTTGCTTCCACCGACGAAAAGCGTGGCGAACTCGCTGGCTATCGAAGGCAATGGCCAGACGGTCCTGATTACGGGTTCCAACATGTCCGGGAAAAGTACGTTTTTGCGAACCATCGGCACAAATACCATTCTGGCGCTTTCGGGCGCGGTTGTGGCCGCCGAGCGCTTTGGCTGTTCGCCCGTGCAGGTTTTTACCAGCATGCGCACGCAGGATTCGCTGGAAGAAAGCACCTCTTCGTTTTATGCCGAATTAAAGCGCTTAAGGGCTTTAATCGAGCGCACGCGACAGGCACAAGGCTATCCTGTTTTCTATTTCTTAGACGAGATTTTAAAAGGAACCAATTCGGCGGACCGCCACCAGGGAGCAAAAGCCCTGATTCTGCAATTGCACCAGACAACAGCCTCCGGCTTCGTTTCTACCCACGATGTCGAGCTGGGCGAACTGGCCGAAACACACGATTTTATTCACAACTACAGCTTCCACTCAGACGTAGTAGACGGGCAGTTGCATTTTGATTACACGCTTCGCGAAGGCGTCTGCCGCAGTTTTAACGCCAGCCAGTTAATGCGTTCTATTGGCATTGACATGGAACTTGGACAAGCTCAGAAATAG
- a CDS encoding gliding motility protein GldB-related protein encodes MKGLPLIIGLVSLLIFNACSKQEPVTVQRADDQLFQTRKPEDIQEWLNNNRDVARAYFGTTHYGQDTALVNELSKRVNDKELRVLYDQTHETFGTAGDLAGALSEAFTNIRANFPDFHPPKVVGIVTGFMGPDLAITDSLIVIGLDWFTGPSAKYRPDVPNYILKRYQKEYIAPAIVLAISKRYNSEDRRDQTLLADMIYYGKSYVFAKTMLPDVPDSLVIGYSDKQLTATYAAQEAVWAHFIDAQLLYQTNPNIKERYLADRPFTSEVGPKAPGGIGRWLGWRIVGKYNDDKDPGIQELMNNANARQLFEASGYKGLADEK; translated from the coding sequence ATGAAGGGTCTGCCACTTATTATCGGCTTAGTAAGTTTACTGATTTTCAATGCCTGTTCCAAACAGGAGCCCGTCACTGTCCAGCGTGCGGATGATCAATTGTTCCAGACCCGAAAACCAGAAGATATACAGGAATGGCTCAACAACAACCGGGATGTGGCGCGCGCTTATTTTGGCACAACGCACTACGGTCAGGACACGGCCTTAGTTAACGAACTATCCAAACGGGTAAACGATAAGGAATTAAGAGTATTGTATGATCAAACGCACGAAACCTTCGGTACGGCAGGTGATCTGGCCGGGGCGTTGTCGGAGGCGTTTACCAATATCCGGGCAAATTTCCCTGATTTTCACCCGCCAAAAGTGGTCGGTATCGTCACGGGTTTTATGGGTCCTGATCTGGCCATAACGGATAGTTTGATTGTTATTGGTCTCGACTGGTTTACGGGACCGAGTGCTAAATACCGCCCTGATGTTCCGAATTACATCCTGAAAAGATACCAGAAAGAATACATTGCTCCCGCTATTGTCCTCGCGATTTCCAAACGATATAATTCCGAAGATCGCCGCGATCAGACGCTGCTGGCCGACATGATTTACTACGGCAAGAGCTACGTTTTTGCCAAAACCATGCTGCCTGACGTACCCGACAGCCTGGTGATTGGCTATTCTGACAAGCAGTTAACGGCTACTTATGCTGCTCAGGAAGCAGTCTGGGCGCATTTTATTGATGCACAGCTTCTGTACCAAACGAATCCAAACATAAAAGAGCGTTATTTGGCCGACCGTCCCTTTACGTCGGAAGTGGGTCCGAAAGCACCCGGTGGCATTGGCCGCTGGTTGGGCTGGCGGATTGTGGGCAAATACAATGATGATAAAGACCCTGGCATCCAGGAACTGATGAACAATGCCAACGCCCGACAACTGTTTGAAGCATCGGGCTACAAAGGGCTAGCTGATGAAAAGTAG
- a CDS encoding ATP-grasp domain-containing protein: protein MSQLSFLCIASYFKGEEFMRACKELGNTVYLLTVEKLAGYPWPFESIDEVFYLPAQSNSTENLDKMILGLAHAMRSRKIDRVVSLDDFDVEKGALIREKFRIPGMGQTTSNYFRDKLAMRMQAASAGIRVPAFSNLFHDQSITDFLRATEAPWLIKPRSEASATGIKKVHSLDEAWQVIHSLGDGRHNYLIEQFRPGKVYHVDALLVDRKAAFTRVSQYLATPMEVAHGGGVFRTGVLPFDDPDTVALTELNNQLMNAFGMQYSASHSEYIKGDHDGQYYFLETSSRVGGAHIAEMVEASSGINLWREWARLETAVALGQPYVAPEDKGLYAGLIVSLARQQWPDMSGFADPEVWWKINKEYHVGAIVQSPSRERILALLDEYMHRIYNNFHASAPVPDKPTS, encoded by the coding sequence ATGAGCCAACTTTCATTTTTGTGCATTGCTTCCTATTTCAAGGGCGAAGAGTTCATGCGAGCCTGTAAAGAGCTGGGAAATACGGTTTATCTGCTAACAGTGGAGAAACTCGCGGGCTATCCCTGGCCTTTCGAGTCGATTGATGAGGTATTTTACTTGCCGGCTCAGTCGAATTCGACGGAAAATCTAGATAAAATGATTTTGGGGTTGGCCCATGCGATGCGTTCGCGAAAGATTGACCGGGTAGTGTCACTGGATGATTTTGACGTGGAAAAAGGAGCCTTAATTCGCGAGAAATTCCGGATTCCGGGCATGGGGCAAACTACGTCCAATTATTTTCGGGATAAACTGGCGATGCGGATGCAGGCCGCCTCGGCGGGAATTCGGGTGCCCGCCTTTAGCAATTTGTTCCATGATCAGAGTATTACGGATTTTCTGCGAGCTACCGAAGCGCCCTGGCTCATCAAACCTCGTTCGGAAGCCTCGGCAACCGGCATCAAAAAAGTGCACTCGCTGGACGAAGCCTGGCAGGTGATTCATTCCCTGGGGGACGGGCGTCACAATTACCTCATCGAGCAATTCCGACCCGGCAAAGTATACCACGTCGATGCGCTGCTGGTGGATCGAAAAGCGGCTTTTACACGGGTGAGCCAATACCTGGCAACGCCCATGGAGGTAGCCCACGGCGGGGGCGTATTCAGGACGGGTGTACTGCCGTTCGACGATCCCGATACGGTGGCTTTAACCGAGCTGAACAACCAACTGATGAATGCTTTCGGTATGCAGTATAGCGCCTCGCATTCGGAATACATCAAGGGAGACCACGACGGTCAGTATTATTTTCTGGAAACGTCTTCCCGGGTAGGCGGGGCGCACATCGCCGAGATGGTTGAAGCGTCGTCGGGCATTAATTTGTGGCGCGAATGGGCGCGGCTCGAAACCGCCGTGGCGTTGGGTCAGCCGTATGTCGCTCCCGAAGATAAAGGCTTGTATGCGGGCCTGATTGTATCGTTAGCGCGGCAACAGTGGCCGGATATGTCGGGTTTTGCAGACCCGGAAGTCTGGTGGAAAATCAATAAAGAATACCACGTTGGCGCCATTGTACAGTCCCCCAGTCGGGAGCGGATTTTAGCGTTACTCGATGAGTACATGCATCGGATTTACAATAACTTCCACGCATCGGCTCCCGTGCCTGATAAACCCACGAGCTAG